Part of the Micropterus dolomieu isolate WLL.071019.BEF.003 ecotype Adirondacks linkage group LG17, ASM2129224v1, whole genome shotgun sequence genome is shown below.
TTGGTAGACGTCAGCGTGTCATTCTCTGAGGATGAGGCGTCTGCATGGAAAGCCTTCACTGATGACGACCTCTTGGGAGGAAGGTCATCTTCTCTGTTAAGAAGATATAAGTTGTAGATGTCAGTGATATTAGAAGAGCAGTCATAGCAGTAAGAAAGCCAATTACTTCATCTTCAAATATTTAGCACAAATCCTCTATGACGCATTAAAAATTAACAGAGCTTCTCCATGCACTCAAGCTGCAACACACTGAAAATTTGAAATACTacttatttattaattgttactcttctgtctttctgggaaatgtatatgtatatgaaatgtaaatatacagtgGGTGGTTACAATAACTGGAACACCTGTACACATAATGCAATAGcgacaaaaaacacattattttgtccaaataaaacaaaacagaaaaggctATTATATTTAAGTGCTACTAATACTGTGTTCGCCTCTTGTAGTCAGCACTACATTCAGACTACActtaattaagaaataaatcaatcaattttatatatactttcagtaaatatacagtaaatgttttcaaacattgtttttatgttgattTCTATTCAGTCCTTGCTCATATAAACTACggggttttttttaatgatgagTAGTTTTGGGTAGAAGAGTTTGGCTCCTGATTCATTTGGCTAAGATAAAATAGATTCAATTTGATTTGCTGAGCCGTAAGGGTGGAAACTGAATTAGTTCAGATGTTATCCCAGTCAGCCAAAGCCTCAGATATCTGAACAATGATTTATCTTCCAAATGATTCATGGAGTGATTTAAGGGAGAAACTGCAGCTCATTCAAACACGTGACGGACCTTCACAGACTGTAAATGACAATTTAGCTCAAATTAGCTTATTgccttttaaaatacaacagagagaCCACAGGTGTTGTCTCCACCCTGCCACAGTCTGAAATACTAACGCAAGTAAACAATCCCTGTTTGACTTCAACAGAGACATCCACCTCCAATACATCCGTTAATATTGTGTTGTCTGTCCTTCATGCACAAGGTTGCAACTGTCTAAAGCACCATTCTgattaaaaaggaaaatcacAAATCAAAGCCGAACCTGATCTCATTGGGGATCTCCTCCTCGtcgtatttgtttttgttcttccaGTAGAAGAGTGTGACCACCACTAACAGGGAACAGATGATGACAGCTAGGACTCCCGTAGCGATGGTCCCTGCTATCAGACCCACACTCTGAGGCTGGGCTGCAGGACAGAGAGATAGAAGGAGAAAGTTCCACAAATGTTTGACAAATTTACAGTAAGTAAGATCATTCTTCCTAGATCAGCCTCACCTGAAGAGAGAGCTGAATGGATTGGGGGAAAGTGAATTAACACGTGTGCATTTTCAAACAAATATAGATTTTGGGACCTACGATGGGTTAACTCCAATAGTCGCTCGTTATGAAAAGGTGAAtgattgtttgtttgcttgccaaagTTGTGGTGGTCGAATAACATACTCATTTaggtcccgctggctgccatcacgttaattattaacgttggctgcaaacaggttacatgtttattgttgatcatgtaacgttacagttttattaagttaacgttacactgggtttgagagtcagcGGGATGAGTTGACTTACACCAGTTAATAAGCTGTGATTACTTGCATTGCagattacatggttgtgctctgtaagtgaaaaacaggttacagttacagaagcCGTTATAGCTATGCAatgttataagcagcctggattgaacgcagcaggtaaTACAACATTAATTATAACCACGAGttacttgagacttgacttggactctagctcaaagacttgagacttgacttggactctagctcaaagacttgagacttgacttggacagCACTGATTTGAATGTATGAGGGATTTCACACCGCCTTAAAGAATGAGCTCCTGATGCACTGCCTCAGATTAAATTTTTAATGTCAGTTTTCAGAGTCAGGTGTCTAAGAGAATTACTTTCTACACCCAGTATTGAACTGAATTGGGGGTATAACATGTtaatatacaaaatatgaagCATATTCCCAAAACAAAAAGTTTAGGGAACTATCTGTGCAATGAGTAAAATAGAATCAGGAATGGACCAGAATAGTTTTGAGCAACACTTCTGTTTTTCTGAACAATTACATCTGCACCATGTTTGCATTACCTGCTTTTAAATGAGTGAAACCCACTGTTGTCTCTGACAGACAGCCTCAGTGCTCTGTTGTCACACAGAGTGTCAGCCTGTCACGCACTGTCAGATAAAACTAAAAACCATGTTACAGTCCTTCCTGTCAAGCTATCCAAACTGTCTGACCCTGTATGACCCTAAACAGCAGTCCCCGCGTCTTGACGCAGACATAGGGACTGCTGCTGTCTGCAAGACATTCTGGTCTAGTCCtgtgtttggttgttttttatgtttgtgtctttgtttatgtGATTGTTTGACAAGTGTCACTCAAGGAGAAGACTTCTAACTTTATTCCCATCTGTCAGTGTTCGAGTGAGACAAGGATGCCGCTTTCCCATCTATAAATGCACATCCCTATGCAAACGCAGCCATGTGTCAGCTGTGTCACATGGATCCAGCAGTAAGGGagcagtgcgtgtgtgtgtgtacttacgTGCTACGACCTGCAGGTTGAGCAGACAGGTGCTCTTGCCAATTGCATTGCTGGAGGTACACTGGTAAAGTCCTGAGGTGCTGGTGCTTATGTTTCTCAGTGTTACCGTGCCCTGCATCTGGTCTaaaggacacacacagagccacatAGTGTTTAAGCGGACAAAAGCACAGCCaatcaaaaaacatttacacagagTGCAAAGCATAAGATGATGAGTTTATTAAAAGTAAGCTGAATAAGTCATTTACAATTTGTATAAAACATTTGGTTTCTGTTACTAACCTTGTAAATAGTTTCACAGTACATTTAACATTACTTTGTCTATTATCTATCAGTAGAGGGTGCTGTATATCTACATACAAGTGCAATAATATAAAGTGTGGAATTGAACTATACTGTACAGTAGAAAGGTAAAGCTGCAGAgtcctttttttggtttgtttggttTCCTTAAAAAGGCCTCAGCATTTCCTGGATATCTGAGTTATAGAAAGTGAGCCAGATTTTCACCTGCTGACAGATGTCACGGCTGTCGGTGTCAAACTAAACGCACAACGAGAGTGACACTGACAAATTCAGGATTTCCTTTCAGTTTGAATTAAAAGCAAACAGCAAAAGAAGACAGAATCAAAACTCTATACGAAACAGTGAGACCATTTGCTCTTCCGATGTAAAAggttgaaaatgtcagaaaatgaagAAGAGTAGATTTAATGAGAGTGATGAAGCGCTATAAGCACAATGTTTAACAATACAATATCAATAACTTGGTCTTGATATTTTACGGGATATGATTTCCTCATCTAGCTTAAACTGAAATATATCAGCTATCTCTCTAATGGTTGATGTTGACTacatacatttaatttacagAATCTGGGTTTAGAGcaaagaatgtaaacagcatACAATAAGTGTAATGTAACTATAAGACAATGTACCGGTTGCTTTTTACCAACAGTACCAACTGCAATTTTGGCGAGATACAATTTCACCTCTTTGAAGTTCTGTTAGATGTTAACATATCAAAGAGCTGATTCCAGATACGCCAATTAGCATCTCACAAATGCTAATAATTGACATGTATTCAACCTCTGTTGCTGAATTTGCAATTATGATTCAGTTTCTTCAAATCCGCAGTCCTTTCCCAGTGTCTACATTATTCATCTCTATAGCtgtataagaaaaaaacaattaacattATTGTTGCCGGAATGTGGTAACTGCAGTTGATGTTACATTCGATGGATGTTAGCCTTCTATTGACCAGTAGTGtacagacaaaacatttttttgaatgTGCAACAGGCATAGCTGGAAAAGACAGGAGAGTCCACTACACCAGTGATCTCCGATGCTAAAAACCAAACGCAACTCCAATACACCTGCTTCTGTTATTCAGTGAGTAGCTGGCTTTTAGGTCACCGCTTAGGTAAAGTTGGCCACAGTGTTTGCACCAGTCAAGTACAAAGAATGGCAAGTGTTTGGAATAAATGTGTCGGTAATGACTTGGTAGCCTATTCAGCATGAGAGAGTGAGGAAGAacataaaaacaccacaaaagcAAAATCATCTGGgttaattacacaaacactttcCTGACACACAGACTCATTCACAAATTCACATGGTTTGAATCACGCCACCCATCCATCATCCCCCCTCAGCAGGATCAGTGGGTGGGACGGGGGGGCAGTAGTACGGGCCTGGCACATGACAGGTGGCGATGATGGTGGGATTGCTGATTGAGTCTGAGCTGCGCTATGTGTGTGAGATTTACCAGCAAAGGTGGGGCAAAAAGGAACTCCGACGGCCAGCTTGTTTGTTATACCTTGCATGGCGTTGTGCGGCAGCTTGGGCAGCACGTCCAGCTTCTCCCAGGAGTAGGACGGTGTGGGAATACCTTCCTCTGAGCTGCAGATCAGCATGATGTCACTGCCTACATCCAGCGTGCCCTGGATTCGACATGCTGGCACCGAGGGGGGCACTGGCAGATTGAGAGAGTGGGCGGTGTCGTGTTAACCACTTCACAAAGCAAATCTAATATTTTCCTAATTGTAGGGGAAATTTCATCGTCAAAAAAGATGAAGAATCTCATTAAACCAACAGTGCTTGCAAGCTGTATGATTGTAAATGGTTTGAAAGCATTCTGTCTTACAGGATTCTTCTGGTTACTTACAAATTAAAGTTTCATACTCATACTACATAATAAAATTTTGTAATTTACCTTCCTTTAGAGCTTTACAACTGGTGCCTTCTAAGTTAACGGCCAAACAATGAAATACTGGATATCATATGAAAGCAGGTCGAAAAGCACGGCATACAGTTACGTATTATTTTCTTAACTTTACTAACTCCAGCATATTGAAATTGTGTTGCAATATATACAGCTTTAACCCTGCTGTCTTCTAATataagaaactgttcttgtcttgttttgtgagacattcaaaaagaaatattagTTACCCAACACAGTGAGACCAATGACACCAATGTTGCGCCCCCCTCTGTCTGGGAGGTTGTTGACCAGGCACTGGTAGGTCCCCGTGTCGGACAGCTGGGTGTTGTTGATGAAGATGGAGGCACTTGTACTTGGCATGGTGGCCACGAAGCCCACACGACCATTGAGGTGGTTGGCGAGGCTGAACACCTGGCCGCCCTGGTATATTATCACCTGGATGGGAATGTCAGAAAGTAGTGGATGTAGAAAAGGATAGTTAAAGGTAATGAATTGGTAAATTAGAGAAGTAAATGGGAAAGGGTAAAAAATGTAGGgggaaaagaaaatagaaataaatattaagataaatactcagtttattatttatcctaaaaagaacaaacaaataaaatctgctCCTGTTGACCATAGAATGCAGATGGTGCCAAAGTTTTTATAGTCATTAGAACTGCACACCTTTTTGTAAttctgaggagctggatactTGAATGTGATTGTTGGACATTTCTTCTTGCGCACTGTTACAAATATCTCTCACTAGAGGGAGACCTAGTTCTACTAAGTGGCTGAATAATAGCACAGACACAGCAGATGACAGAGAAAGTAAAGCAGTGAGCAGACATTTATGTCctaagaaacaaacaaacagacaaaaaacttttatttgtaaGTGGTCCTTTCTAGCTCAGTGGGTTGACTCCGGGGTAAGGAATACGTACTGAAAGTATGCTTTCATGGTACTATGCACCTCTTCAGATAAAAGCATCCTCTAAATGGTATGCAtaattgaaaacattttatcttgGAAACATATAAACTACAATCTGATGAATCCATCAGTAGCAAGTCCTTGGCTCAAGGAATCAAATCCAGCAAGAC
Proteins encoded:
- the igsf11 gene encoding immunoglobulin superfamily member 11; translated protein: MVKFHNSDLWIAWMVIFCMEGSRFDLHTGKVSVRALDVTVSQSSIQVARGQAAILPCSFTTSAALNNLNIIWMVIPLSNANQPEQVIIYQGGQVFSLANHLNGRVGFVATMPSTSASIFINNTQLSDTGTYQCLVNNLPDRGGRNIGVIGLTVLVPPSVPACRIQGTLDVGSDIMLICSSEEGIPTPSYSWEKLDVLPKLPHNAMQDQMQGTVTLRNISTSTSGLYQCTSSNAIGKSTCLLNLQVVAPQPQSVGLIAGTIATGVLAVIICSLLVVVTLFYWKNKNKYDEEEIPNEIREDDLPPKRSSSVKAFHADASSSENDTLTSTNTYNSRYWHNPKPNYDTNSYTRYNGDTRQTFSTAAHGAHGHGQAQNAGHSHSTVVTAPGSAPLSRHAQPTTATTTSFANGSHTLPPPKTLVVTTNSAPSPPTMVRSNGSVSLKPVVTSTHGQHTHSYAVSQATLERMGAVPVMVPAQSRAGSLV